CGTCGAACAGTTGTACGACGAACTGTACGAGGTCGACGCCGAGGCCGCGAGCGACGTCGTCTACCGAACCGCCGATGGCGAGTACGAAGCCGTTCGAATGATCGTCTCGATCCGGGGCGACGCGCCGAGCGAGGACACGACCGACGAGATGCGGGCGCTCGCCGCCGACTTCGAGAGCGGTGGACCGTGGTCCGCCGTGGCGACCGGCGATCCGATCGTCGGCCACGTCGTCGAGCAGGACCTGCTCGATACGGTGCTCGAGAGCCTGCTGATCACGCTCGTGGCCTGTCTGCTGTTCCTGACGAGCGCCTACAAGCTGACGGGCAACAGCGCGACGCTCGGGGCCATCACCCTGCTCCCGGTCGCGCTCGCGGTGAGCTGGATCCTCGGGACGATGTACCTGATCGGGATGCCCTTTAACGTCCTGACCGGGATGATCACCAGCCTGACGATCGGTCTCGGCGTCGCCTACAGCATCCACGTGAGCGCCCGGTACACGCTCGAACTCGAGCGCCAGGGCTCGGTCTGGGACGCGATGCACACGACGGTGACCGGCACCGGCGGCGCGCTGCTCGGCAGCGCGGCGACCACCGTCGGCGGCTTCGGCGTGCTCGCCTTCGCCATCCTCCCCGCGCTCGAGCAGTTCGGCGTCATCACCGCGCTGACGATCGTTTACGCGTTCCTGGCGAGCGTGATCGTCCTGCCGACGCTGCTCGTCCTCTGGACGCGGTACTTCGGTCCCGACGTCTCGTTCGAGTCCTCGCCGGCGAGAGCCCCGGCGGCGAGCGACGGGGGAGTTCCCGACGACGGAGCGTCCAGCGAGGGAGGTGAAGATCGATGACACCCAGCGAGGCCGAAGCGCTCGAGGCGTTCGAGCGACTGGGACTCACCAGCTACGAGGCGAAGGTGTTCATCGGCCTGCATCGCATCGGCTCGGGGACCGCCCGGGACGTCGCCCGCGTGGTGGACGTCCCCCGATCGCAGGTGTACAGCGTCGCCGAGAGTCTCGAGGAGCGCGGGCTGCTCGAGGTCCAGCAGTCCAGTCCCATCCGCTACCGGCCGGTAAGTATCGAAGAGGCCCAGAACACGCTCGAGGATCGGTTCGAGCGCGAGCGGGACCGCGCGTTCGACTACGTCTCGGCGGTCAAACGGGAGCCCGACGGCGAGGAGACCCAGGAGGACATCTGGACGGTCCGCGGACGCAGCCGCGTCGACGACCGCATCGCCGATATCCTCTCCGCGGCTAACCGGCGGCTGGTGTTCGGGACGCGGCTTCCGGAACTCGTCACGCCCCAGATCGAGCAGGCGCTCGAGGAGCGCATCGCCGCCGGCGTCGACGTCAGCGTCGTCAGTAGTAGTGCAACGGTCCGCGAACGGCTCGGCGCGCTCGAGGGCGTGGCGGTCAACGCGCCGCCGCCACACCGCAAGAGCGACCAGCGATCGGGCCGGATCGCTCTCGTCGACGACGACAGCCTGCTGCTGAGCGTCGTCGACGACGACGGCAGCGAGACCGCCATCTGGAGCGCGGACTCGCTGTTCGCCTCCGTGCTGATCCAGCTCATCGAGGCGAGCGACGAGACGATCGAGTCGACAGATTGAGCACGAACCGTTCCGCTGACAGGCGGGGGTGATTATCGTCCTGGGGCCACACCGAGAAACTTTTACTCATCCCCGAGTAATTGATTTTGATGATGTGGCAAGACCTCGTGTTTCTCGCCGGAAGCGTCCTCTCGATCGTCTTTCTCGCTCCGACGATTCGAGATGCGACTGCGCGAATCCCGCTCGGATCGAGCGTCCCGTCGATGACGATCGGTGCGGTGTACGCGTTTACGTACGCGACGATGGGAATGACCTTCTCCGCACTCGGCTCGCTGGGCGTTGCAACGATGTGGTCGCTGATCGTGTGCTATCGCTCGCCCCGATCGCGGACGGGGCCCGGGAATATCGTTCTCTTCGTCACGGAGCTATTTCAGCAGGGCCGCCAACTGGTGACTAACGCCCGTACGGACCGACAGCCCGCACAGTCCGACGGCCACCAACCGGCCGACTAGTCGTTTTCGAGGCGCGCGGCGCAGCGGCGGATACCGGAACCGATCGTCGATAAGCGACGAGCCGAGAAGTCGTTGCTGTCGAGGTGTCCCTCGATCACGTCAGTGGGAGTTCTCTTCCACCGCGCTCGGTTCGCGGTCCTACCGAGCGGCTGTTCCACCACCGATGCCGTCCGAAGAAGAGTTTTTAACGGGGCGTTCACTCGAGCCGGTAGCGAAGTAGCGCCGCGATTCCGCCCAGATTCGACAGCTGCTGGCCCGGCGGGAACTCGCTCGAGAACACCGTCACCTCGCCGCCTTTCTGCTCGGTCGTGCGGACGAGTTGGTCGATGTCGACGGCCCACTCCCCGTCGGGACCGCGCTCCTTCCGGAGTCGGTCGTCGAGCACCAGCAGGCGTTCGATCGCGCCGTACTCGGCGGCCTGCTTCACTTCCTCCGGACCGTACGCCGCTTTCGCCCCCTGCGCGATGCGCTGGGTGAGGTCGTCGATGTACTCGGCCTCGCTCTCGATCCGGGTCTCCTGCTGAACGTCGGCGACGGCCCCGCGCTTGAGTACCTCGTGGACCCCGCGGTCGCCGACGCTGGCCGTGTCGACCATCGTGATCAGCTCTGCCACCTCGGGTTCGTTCTGTTCGATGTACTTGTAGGCGTCCTGCTTCGTGAAGCCTGGACCCGCGAGGATGATCGCGTCGGCGTCCTGTCGCTCGAGCACGTTAGCGAGCTCTGCGAACAGCTCCGATCGCCCGCGAGAGTACTCGCCTTTCCCCGTCGTGCCGGTGATCGTCGCTCGCTCCTCGGTGCCGTACTGGGCGACCGTGTGGACGTGGGCCTGCCCCTCCTCGACGGTCGCGATGGCGACGTCGGGGTTCTCGGTGGCCTCCTCGGCCTCCTCGAGGCGGGCCTCCTGGTCCGGTTTGAACCGCTTCTCGATCGACAGCTCCTCGCGTTCCTCGACGTTCAGGGTGTGGTGAAAGCCCAGCTGGTCCTCCCGCGAACAGGCGACGATCTCGCCGCCGACGCGCAGCCGGTTGGCGAACTTGTGGAACTCGATGTCGTCGACGGCGATGGCGACCCACATGGGCTCGCGCTCGCCGCCCGTGTCGCGCATCTGATCGTCGTTGCGCTGGATCCGCCGGGTCGTGTCGCCCGCGACGCGGTCGCCGGGCTCGAGGACATACTGGAGGTGCCAGAGGTCGTCCACGCTCTCGGGGACGACGGTGAGGCGCTCGCGGCCGCCCTCGATCCGTTCCCGGTCTTTGATCTGCATACCCGTCAGTCCGGGAGGGCGGCTAAAAGGTGCTGTTGTTCGCGGACTGCGGAGCCGACTCGTCCGGTAGGACTCCGATCTCGATTCGCAACCGCGCGTTCGACGGCGAACCGCTTCTCGAGGAGCGACGGAAACGGGTCCGGCTGTCGACACTCGTCTTTACCGGAAAGAATGGCGGCTATCTCGGTTCGAGCTATCGGCGGCGTCCTGATTCCCTCGAGCGGTTTCCGTTCGAACCGTCGTCGTCTCACCGGTAAGCATTGCCCGGGTCAACGGACAGAGACCCGTCGCCGACCAAACGGTCGTATGACGATCGCAGTACGAACGCTCGACGACGGCGCGTGGATCAGCGTTAACGACAGCCGACAGGTGAGCGTGAGCGACGTCTGGACCCTCTCTCGCGGCTCGTTTTGCGAGTGTGAACCGGCGTACGTCCTCCTGGAAGGATTCTTCGGCGTCGACGTCAGCGGATCGGTCGTCGTCGCGGACACGGTCGGACGGTGTCTCGAGTGCGGTACGCAGGACTCGATCGAGCGGTTACCCGTCGGTCGGATCGTCGACGGCGAGTTCAAACCGTACAGCCCCGAGGGCGTCCAGTCGATCGTAGAGCCCGGTCCCGAAACCGAGTGAAACGGTAGTGGCAAAGATAGCCGGGATACGCGAGAGCCGGGGAGAACTGACGACAGAACGAGGGGCTTATGCGGACGGTACATACAACGGGTATCAATGGCGAGTGACGTCGAGCAGTGGAAGGACGAACTCTACGGTACCGATATTCGCGCGGAAATCGAACGATTCGCCGAGGAAGGCTGGGAAGCGATCCCCGACGACGAACACGACGCCTGGTTCGAGCGCTTCAAGTGGTACGGGCTGTACCACCAGCGCGCCGGCCAGGAGTCGTACTTCATGATGCGGATCGGCCCACCTGGCGGCGTCCTCGAGCCGGGACAGTTCCGGCAGATCGTCGAGATCGCGGACGAGTTCTCCCGCGGTCCGGCCGAGAATCCCGAGTTCGGGAACGGCTGGATCGACGTGACGACCCGACAGGCGATTCAGCTGCACTGGATCCGGATCGAAGACGTCCCCGAGATCTTCGACCGACTCGAGGAGGTCGGTCTCTCGACGGTCCAGGCCTGCGGCGACTCCTGGCGAAACATCGTCGGCTGTCCGGTCGCCGGCAAGGATAAACACGAGCACGTTGACGCCGACGCTCTCGCGACCGAACTGCACGACACGTTCAAGCAGAACGAGGCGCACTCGAACCTGCCCCGGAAGTGGAAGGTGTCGGTGACCGGCTGCGACGAGGGCTGCGGTCAGGGTGATATCAACGACCTCGCGTTCGAACCCGCCGAGAAGGAGATCGACGGCGAGACCGTCACGGGATACAACGTTCGCGTCGGGGGCGGCCTCTCGCGCAACGAACCGCGCTTCGCCCGCAACATCGACGTCTTCGCCACGCCGGAGCAGGCGGTCGACGTCGCGGGCGGCATCTCGGCGCTGTTCCGCGACAACGGCGACCGCGAAAACCGGTACAACGCCCGTATCAAGTTCCTCGTCGACGAGTGGGGGCCGGAGAAGCTTCGTGAGACGCTCCAGGAGGAGTACGTCGACTTCGAACTCGAGACCGCGGGCGACGACCTCCGCGAATCGTACTCGTACAACGCGGGTGAGGCCGACGGCAAGCACGACCACGTCGGCGTCCACGAGCAGGTCGACGGCGACTACTACGTCGGACTGAACGTCCTGGTCGGCCGAATCGGCGTCGACGAAGCCTACGATCTCGCCGACGCGGCCGACGAGTACGGCTCGGGCGAGGTCCGACTGACCCAGCGCCAGAACATCATCTTCACCGACGTCGACGAGGAGAGCGTCGACGACCTGCGCGAGGTGCCGGTTCTCGAGAAGTACAGCCCCGATCCGCACCCGTTCCAGCGCGGCTCGATCGCCTGTACGGGCACCGAGTTCTGTTCGCTCTCGATCGTCGAGACGAAGAACCGCCAGGTCCGCTACGCCCGCTGGCTCAAG
This DNA window, taken from Natronococcus sp. CG52, encodes the following:
- a CDS encoding nitrite/sulfite reductase, producing the protein MASDVEQWKDELYGTDIRAEIERFAEEGWEAIPDDEHDAWFERFKWYGLYHQRAGQESYFMMRIGPPGGVLEPGQFRQIVEIADEFSRGPAENPEFGNGWIDVTTRQAIQLHWIRIEDVPEIFDRLEEVGLSTVQACGDSWRNIVGCPVAGKDKHEHVDADALATELHDTFKQNEAHSNLPRKWKVSVTGCDEGCGQGDINDLAFEPAEKEIDGETVTGYNVRVGGGLSRNEPRFARNIDVFATPEQAVDVAGGISALFRDNGDRENRYNARIKFLVDEWGPEKLRETLQEEYVDFELETAGDDLRESYSYNAGEADGKHDHVGVHEQVDGDYYVGLNVLVGRIGVDEAYDLADAADEYGSGEVRLTQRQNIIFTDVDEESVDDLREVPVLEKYSPDPHPFQRGSIACTGTEFCSLSIVETKNRQVRYARWLKNNVELPEGVENFHVHLSGCTASCAQPQIADVSLRGMKTRKNGEPVEALDIGLGGGLGEEPQFASWVAERIPADEVPGAIANLLENFAEARDSEEQSFREFVADRDDDELAELIEPEETDYDDPFMHNTKRTWYPYAEDDDLDASPAPAQEDGTPIPSDD
- a CDS encoding TrmB family transcriptional regulator; translated protein: MTPSEAEALEAFERLGLTSYEAKVFIGLHRIGSGTARDVARVVDVPRSQVYSVAESLEERGLLEVQQSSPIRYRPVSIEEAQNTLEDRFERERDRAFDYVSAVKREPDGEETQEDIWTVRGRSRVDDRIADILSAANRRLVFGTRLPELVTPQIEQALEERIAAGVDVSVVSSSATVRERLGALEGVAVNAPPPHRKSDQRSGRIALVDDDSLLLSVVDDDGSETAIWSADSLFASVLIQLIEASDETIESTD
- a CDS encoding mRNA surveillance protein pelota, which gives rise to MQIKDRERIEGGRERLTVVPESVDDLWHLQYVLEPGDRVAGDTTRRIQRNDDQMRDTGGEREPMWVAIAVDDIEFHKFANRLRVGGEIVACSREDQLGFHHTLNVEEREELSIEKRFKPDQEARLEEAEEATENPDVAIATVEEGQAHVHTVAQYGTEERATITGTTGKGEYSRGRSELFAELANVLERQDADAIILAGPGFTKQDAYKYIEQNEPEVAELITMVDTASVGDRGVHEVLKRGAVADVQQETRIESEAEYIDDLTQRIAQGAKAAYGPEEVKQAAEYGAIERLLVLDDRLRKERGPDGEWAVDIDQLVRTTEQKGGEVTVFSSEFPPGQQLSNLGGIAALLRYRLE